One stretch of Acholeplasma laidlawii PG-8A DNA includes these proteins:
- a CDS encoding GNAT family N-acetyltransferase has translation MDFNHITIEYISDINSEQLQNIERSDVSESFVDSLDSINAYTNYGLEHHLKGHTYLIKYQNVLAGVLLIGEGISWETDPLELKDVPFYRLMDFIIIQKYRNVGLGSFVIEKVISNMYEEFGVRPIVLGVHKDNIGAEKFYYKHGFVKTNYMDDDDYYFIRWT, from the coding sequence ATGGATTTTAATCATATCACTATAGAATATATTAGCGATATAAATTCTGAACAACTTCAAAATATAGAAAGATCAGATGTGAGTGAATCTTTTGTAGATTCCTTAGATTCTATTAATGCATATACGAATTATGGACTTGAGCATCATTTAAAAGGACATACATATTTAATAAAATATCAAAATGTACTTGCTGGTGTATTACTCATAGGAGAAGGGATTAGTTGGGAAACAGATCCTCTAGAACTCAAAGACGTGCCCTTTTACAGATTGATGGATTTTATAATTATTCAAAAATATAGAAATGTTGGATTGGGTTCTTTTGTGATTGAAAAAGTTATTTCTAATATGTATGAAGAATTTGGTGTAAGACCAATTGTCTTAGGAGTACATAAAGATAACATTGGAGCTGAAAAATTCTACTACAAGCACGGGTTTGTTAAAACAAACTATATGGACGACGATGATTATTACTTTATTCGCTGGACTTAG
- a CDS encoding helix-turn-helix domain-containing protein → MEQLKTIILERRKTLRLTQKELAQKLNVSDKVISKWETGSSLPDITLINPLAELLGITVSELLSAKELSKPVLNEEVNLKIITKFKVLYFIALGLFIVSLLIFPFGNYLVTKNEEAIGMILIVISIIFLISSIITYLVNNVWFRGLYTKYFYRKPYDLVFYKYNLVVIDIVSITLYALTLMVNHLAFLLIIAIIISTIIFLGKHKLAKSTMYIFKNRNQLLFIIALYLISLLIFIISYLYGKSWMTIFFTIPLYISITSYKFYRLDYSN, encoded by the coding sequence ATGGAACAGTTAAAAACAATCATTTTGGAAAGAAGAAAAACATTAAGACTTACTCAAAAAGAGTTAGCCCAAAAACTTAATGTATCAGACAAGGTGATAAGTAAATGGGAAACAGGCAGTAGTCTACCCGATATTACACTTATCAATCCACTCGCAGAACTACTAGGGATTACGGTATCAGAACTCTTAAGTGCTAAAGAATTGTCTAAACCTGTCTTAAATGAAGAGGTAAACCTTAAAATCATTACTAAATTTAAAGTGTTATACTTTATAGCTTTAGGTTTATTTATAGTATCTTTACTAATTTTCCCATTTGGAAATTATTTAGTGACCAAGAATGAAGAGGCAATTGGTATGATACTTATTGTCATATCTATCATATTTTTAATCAGTAGCATCATCACGTATTTAGTAAATAACGTATGGTTTAGAGGACTTTATACGAAGTACTTTTATAGAAAACCTTATGATTTAGTCTTCTATAAATATAACTTAGTAGTGATAGATATAGTAAGTATTACTTTATATGCACTAACACTTATGGTAAATCATTTAGCTTTTTTATTAATTATTGCAATCATAATCAGTACAATCATTTTCTTGGGAAAACATAAATTGGCTAAATCTACAATGTATATTTTTAAAAATAGAAATCAGTTATTGTTTATAATAGCATTATATTTAATAAGTTTACTGATATTTATTATTTCATATCTTTATGGTAAGTCATGGATGACAATCTTTTTTACAATACCTTTATATATATCTATCACAAGTTATAAGTTTTATCGACTAGACTACTCAAATTAA
- a CDS encoding GGDEF domain-containing protein, with protein sequence MFIKSMIKGLFFNMNPLFERNKHDIIRYNKQLIPIAFIFSLVTILIPMFFSLFRPSMLETLPAYLVIFSVFILLLILFNFKPFHEKPLVFAYTFGIVFFIFVVYLSIDRFQSRPAGTALIFFVVAPIIFVDKPYKINIYLVLMFIIHTILSFQYKTFDIASVDLLNTFISLVAGMLFGRIFLVTRLKNFDIHRALLIERETDFLTGLPNRRSLFEYAQKDTFKAYNYMGLMMFDIDRFKKYNDNYGHLNGDQVLTEFARLLEVFSKTYPVKFYRYGGEEFIGITYNLDKLEIINLANHIKMDTFKLKVPFEQITTSIGVTVTDKTDNIDINDLIEQADKALYSGKNSGRNKVIFYEKK encoded by the coding sequence ATGTTCATTAAATCTATGATTAAGGGTCTATTTTTTAATATGAACCCTTTATTTGAACGTAATAAGCATGACATTATACGTTACAATAAACAACTAATACCTATCGCATTTATTTTTTCATTGGTTACTATTTTAATCCCAATGTTTTTTTCACTATTTAGACCATCCATGCTAGAAACCTTACCGGCTTATCTAGTTATATTTAGTGTTTTTATACTTTTACTTATCCTATTTAACTTTAAACCATTTCATGAAAAACCTTTAGTGTTTGCTTATACATTTGGTATTGTTTTCTTTATATTTGTAGTATACCTAAGTATAGATAGATTTCAATCTAGACCAGCTGGTACTGCACTCATATTCTTTGTTGTTGCACCTATAATATTTGTAGATAAACCATATAAGATAAACATCTATTTAGTGTTAATGTTTATTATTCATACGATATTATCTTTTCAATATAAGACGTTTGATATAGCCTCAGTTGATTTATTAAACACATTTATCAGTCTTGTAGCTGGCATGTTATTTGGTAGAATCTTCTTAGTCACTAGATTGAAAAATTTTGATATACACAGAGCACTTTTAATAGAAAGAGAAACAGACTTTTTAACAGGTCTACCAAACCGCCGATCACTATTTGAATATGCTCAAAAAGATACATTTAAGGCATATAATTATATGGGTCTTATGATGTTTGATATAGACCGTTTTAAAAAGTATAACGATAACTATGGTCACTTAAATGGCGATCAAGTACTTACAGAATTTGCACGACTATTAGAAGTGTTTTCTAAAACATACCCAGTAAAATTTTACCGATATGGTGGTGAGGAGTTTATTGGAATCACGTACAACCTAGATAAATTAGAAATCATCAACCTAGCAAATCATATTAAAATGGATACCTTTAAATTGAAAGTACCGTTTGAACAAATCACTACAAGTATTGGTGTTACTGTTACAGATAAAACTGATAATATAGATATAAATGATTTGATAGAACAAGCAGATAAAGCATTATACTCTGGTAAAAACAGTGGTAGAAATAAAGTGATTTTTTACGAGAAAAAATAA
- a CDS encoding chloride channel protein, whose amino-acid sequence MSLLIKWEPHAGGGAISRAAGFVRGILLFNWLKTLISTFISAQLVFFAGLPFGIEGPSVIMGTAISGGVDDLGKAHPAHRKYLLTAGASAGFSIATGSIFAGTIFTLEEMHKKFSFMLLSVAMSGAVFASVTMRILDYVFGNHTAFFSLTNEFKNIPFEFIWLAPLLGIGAGLLAAGFNFLIDFFGNMSAYKFKKVPLFVKLTINFLLVGFVGLFVIETIGNGHHSIIEPLFDRQFSFGMIVLLIVLKIITIVVSSSGTTGGLFIPVLVIGALYAGIFNEVSILIGLNSEYTAAIVLIGMSVFFSTSMQAPITTIAFIIEASLHPETIIFMMVAILAGILIAELLHMKPLNEIALKRFMKIQDQNRVWNLYNAKATIQENAFVIGKTVRDILWPANTLIKELIQENQQNATNIAVHGGDRVLTYRDQILFQIQSFDIERTLKELQDLIGIQEVEIELIR is encoded by the coding sequence GTGTCTCTACTTATTAAATGGGAACCTCATGCAGGTGGTGGAGCGATTTCAAGAGCGGCAGGGTTTGTTCGCGGAATTCTTTTATTTAATTGGTTAAAAACATTGATTTCAACATTCATTTCAGCTCAGTTAGTATTCTTTGCTGGATTACCATTTGGTATTGAAGGTCCTTCTGTAATCATGGGAACGGCAATTTCAGGTGGCGTAGATGATCTTGGAAAAGCACATCCAGCACATAGAAAATATTTACTTACTGCTGGTGCATCAGCTGGATTTTCAATCGCTACAGGCTCGATTTTTGCAGGAACGATATTTACATTAGAAGAGATGCATAAGAAGTTCTCCTTTATGCTTTTATCTGTTGCTATGAGTGGAGCTGTTTTTGCATCTGTAACTATGAGAATACTCGATTATGTATTCGGTAACCATACTGCATTTTTCTCACTGACAAATGAATTTAAAAATATACCATTTGAATTTATTTGGTTAGCACCTTTATTGGGCATTGGAGCAGGTTTATTAGCTGCAGGGTTTAATTTCCTAATTGACTTTTTTGGGAATATGAGTGCTTATAAATTCAAAAAAGTTCCACTTTTTGTGAAATTAACAATAAATTTCTTGCTTGTAGGTTTTGTTGGTTTATTTGTTATTGAAACCATTGGAAATGGCCATCATAGTATTATAGAACCGTTATTTGATAGACAGTTTAGTTTTGGTATGATTGTATTACTCATCGTTTTAAAAATTATTACAATTGTTGTATCATCAAGTGGTACAACAGGTGGGTTATTTATTCCTGTATTAGTGATTGGAGCTTTATATGCAGGTATATTTAATGAAGTGTCTATTTTAATTGGATTAAATAGTGAATATACAGCTGCAATTGTTTTAATTGGCATGAGTGTATTTTTTAGTACCTCCATGCAAGCACCTATTACAACCATAGCATTTATTATTGAAGCATCCCTTCATCCAGAAACAATCATATTTATGATGGTTGCTATTTTAGCAGGTATATTAATTGCAGAATTATTACATATGAAACCTTTAAATGAAATTGCTTTAAAAAGATTTATGAAGATTCAAGATCAAAATAGAGTCTGGAATTTATACAATGCTAAAGCAACCATTCAAGAAAATGCGTTTGTTATAGGGAAAACAGTAAGAGATATATTATGGCCAGCAAATACCCTCATTAAAGAGTTGATCCAAGAAAATCAACAAAATGCTACCAATATTGCTGTACATGGTGGAGACCGTGTATTAACATATAGAGATCAAATTCTATTTCAAATTCAATCATTTGATATTGAAAGAACATTAAAAGAATTACAGGATTTAATCGGTATTCAAGAAGTAGAAATAGAATTGATTAGATAA